From one Alkalibaculum bacchi genomic stretch:
- a CDS encoding putative DNA modification/repair radical SAM protein yields MKKLKILSDAAKYDVSCSSSGVERRNRGEGRLGNSRSFGICHTWSSDGRCISLLKILMTNRCVYDCVYCVNKATNDVERASFMPEEVAKLTIEFYRRNYIEGLFLSSAIEKSSNQTMENIHKILLLLRKKYHFNGYIHVKAIPGADKELIEQCGYLADRMSVNIELPTKESLGKLAPQKKHSSIIAPMKEIRNRLLLSQDEKKALVHYKRFVPAGQSTQMIIGATEDTDYKILTCAEYLYNKYNMKRVYYSAYVPVNSHSTLPSIQTTPPLLREHRLYQADWLLRFYNFTSEDIFIGGSQSISTKFDPKMNWALNNLHLFPIEINQAPLELLIRIPGVGHTSARRIIKERKVAFLNYEALCKTGCVIKRAKYFVTCKGKYYGENMDIDFIKRKYLNEQKYEQLSFFG; encoded by the coding sequence AGACTTGGCAATTCGAGATCTTTTGGAATATGCCATACGTGGTCTTCTGATGGAAGGTGTATTTCCTTACTAAAAATTCTTATGACCAATCGTTGTGTCTACGATTGTGTTTACTGTGTTAATAAAGCTACCAATGATGTAGAGAGGGCCTCCTTTATGCCTGAAGAAGTGGCCAAATTAACAATAGAATTTTATCGAAGAAATTATATTGAAGGTTTGTTTTTAAGCTCTGCCATTGAAAAGAGCTCTAATCAAACCATGGAAAACATTCACAAAATCTTACTACTCCTTAGAAAAAAATATCATTTTAATGGATACATTCATGTAAAGGCCATTCCAGGAGCAGATAAAGAACTTATTGAACAATGCGGATATCTTGCAGACCGAATGAGCGTAAATATTGAACTTCCTACAAAGGAATCCTTGGGAAAATTAGCACCACAAAAGAAACACTCCTCTATTATTGCGCCAATGAAGGAGATTCGAAATCGGCTTTTGCTTTCTCAAGATGAGAAGAAAGCTTTAGTCCATTATAAGAGATTTGTTCCTGCAGGTCAGTCCACTCAAATGATTATTGGCGCTACAGAGGATACGGATTATAAAATTCTTACCTGTGCTGAATATCTTTACAATAAATACAATATGAAGCGAGTGTATTACTCAGCATATGTACCTGTGAATAGCCATTCTACATTGCCTTCTATACAAACGACTCCACCCCTTTTAAGAGAGCATAGACTATACCAAGCAGATTGGCTCCTACGGTTTTATAACTTTACATCAGAAGATATCTTTATTGGAGGAAGTCAATCCATTAGCACAAAATTTGACCCTAAGATGAACTGGGCTTTAAACAATCTTCATCTCTTTCCTATAGAAATTAACCAAGCTCCTCTAGAGCTTTTGATTCGAATCCCTGGAGTAGGTCATACCTCAGCTAGAAGAATCATTAAGGAGAGAAAAGTCGCTTTTCTTAATTATGAGGCCCTGTGCAAAACCGGCTGTGTAATAAAAAGAGCTAAATATTTTGTTACCTGTAAGGGGAAATATTATGGGGAGAATATGGACATCGATTTTATTAAACGAAAATACCTTAATGAGCAAAAATACGAACAGTTAAGTTTTTTTGGAT